The following DNA comes from Halorhabdus tiamatea SARL4B.
ATCAGCGGGATCAAGGAGATGGTCAGCGTCCACGACTTGAAATCTCTATATCCGATGTGCATGGTAACGATCAACGCATCCCCGGAGACGAAAGTCGATCCCGAGACGTACGACGGGGAGACGTTCCGTGCACCCGATCCCAGCGGCCAGCACTTCCGGACGGAACCCGATGGGATCGTCCGGGAAATGGTCGAGGAATTACTGTCAGAACGAGAAGAAAAGAAGGCCCTCCGAAACGATCACGACCCCGGAACCGAGGCGTACGAGCTCTATGACCGGCAGCAAGGAGCTGTCAAGGTTATCATGAACTGTTTCACGCCGGATACTGAAGTGCTGACTCCGGCAGGTGTTCAGAACATCCGAGACCTCAATGTCGGCGATGACGTCTACTCGATCGATCCGGACACGCTGGAAGTGCAAGTCAAGCCGGTCACTGAAACGTGGGAGTACCCCGAGTACGATGGGGAACTTGTTGACATCGGAACAAGCAAGATCGACTTCAGCGTGACGCCGAACCACCGGATGCTCGTTCGAAAGAACGAGACCAACGGCATCTCGTGGGACGAGGATGACTACCGGTTCGTCGAGGCGGGCGACCTCGACGACGCGACGAACTACCAACTGCCACACGACTGGTCGATGAACCATGGCGACCCGATCGACGACGTTGACCTCACCGAGTGGATCGACGGCGACTACGAGGTCTGGGTGCGGCCGAGCGTGCACGGTCATACATTCACCGCAGAGCTCGGATGGACGCCACGTCGCGTGCCGAAAGCAGACGCTGGCGAAGTTGGGTACGTTTTCACTGCGGAAGAATTCGAAGAGCACCGCGAATATATCGAATCAGTCTGTGAGTACAACTTCATCCACCGCGAGTCCGGTCGGAAATGGATTCCGCGAATGTACGACGGCGACGATTTCCTCGAATTGCTCGCCTGGTATATTACGGAAGGAAACGTCTACACGTCAGAGGAGAAGGATTTCGGTGCAAATCATCGGGGAAGTGCAACGACCGTCAAGATCGCCCAGCAGACAGAGACGGTTACAGACGGCGGGAGTCCGGACGACACTGACCACGCGGAGATCGGTCAACTACTCGACCGGATGGATTTCGACTACTATGTCGACGACCGCGCCTACCAATTCACGTCGGCGTTGCTCGGGGACCTTTTGAGAGATGTCGCTGGCGAAGGGAGTGCCGAGAAGCACATCCCCGAGTTCGTCTTTGATCTCGACGAGAGCCAAAAGAGACGATTCCTGAAGACGCTGATCAGCGGCGACGGCGACCGCCAGACAGGTTCGTGGCGATATACGACGTCGAGCGAGCGATTGCGGGACGATATCCTCCGTCTGTGTACCCATCTCGGCTACACCGCCAACTACAACCGCGACAGCGGTTCCTGGCGAATCTATGTCACTGAGGATTCGAAAAACACGCTCCGGATGCATCGGAGCGCCGAGCGTTCGCGGGCCGACAACGGCGTCTACTCCATCACCGTGGCGGACAACCATACCGTCCTTGCGGGCCGGAACGGCAAGTTCCAGTGGGTCGGCCAGTCGCTGTACGGCGTTTCGGGATGGGATCGGTTCCGGCTCTACGACAAGGACAACGCGGCGGCCGTGACCGCAACAGGGCGCTCGGTCATCGAGTACACTGAATCGGCCGTCAACGACCTCGGATACGACGTGACATACGGGGATACTGACAGTGTTATGATAAGTATGGGGACGGACATGTCCGTCGAGGATGCCATCGACCGTTCCTTCGAGATCGAGGAGGCGATCAACGCCTCCTACGACGAGTTCGCCAGAGAGACGCTGCAGGCCGAGGAACATCGCTTCCAGATCGAGTTCGAGAAACTCTACCGGCGCTTTTTCCAGGCGGGCAAGAAGAAGCGCTACGCGGGCCACATCGTCTGGAAGGAGGGCAAAGACGTCGACGACATCGATATCACCGGGTTCGAGTACCAGCGCTCTGACATCGCGCCGATCACCAAGCGCGTCCAGAAGGAAGTCCTGGACCTGATCGTGACCGAGGGCGACGTCGAGGCCGTCACGGAGTACCTCCACGACGTGATCGAGGACTTCCAGGCCGGCAACGTCGACGTCGAGGACGTCGGTATCCCCGGCGGGATCGGCAAGCGCCTGAACAATTACGACACGGACACCGCCCACGTCCGGGGCGCGAAGTACGCCAACCTCCTGTTGGGGACCAACTTCCAGCGCGGCAGCAAGCCAAAGCGTTTGTATCTGAAGAAGGTCCATCCCGATTACTACGAGCGGATCGAAGCCGAACGGGATCTCGATCCGTCACG
Coding sequences within:
- a CDS encoding DNA polymerase domain-containing protein; amino-acid sequence: MTDSGEQRGLGEFADGDRPAAEARAVAGNGGHEASVVDAEEWRYPEAEGTVEFEVTQVDYTIEGGGSDEYPVLHVFGRTDDRALVHVQVYEFRPYFYAPAGNVDQERLASYDSVTGWERTGKDGEPYESIRGEHLVRIFGRTPRDVGQIRDDFDHYEADILFPNRLLIDKDITSGVRVPERRTENGTIRIPHDEIEAIDYDAEARVNTFDIEVEDRSGFPEDGEEPIICLTSHDSYRDEYVVWLYDSPVGIDPPEALDRYEPLEDDFEADVRVFDEEEAMLEAFLDYIEETDVDIMTGWNFSDFDAPYFIDRLQELDPGTDRNLDMNRLSRVNEVWESDWQGPDIKGRVVFDLLRAYKRTQFTELDSYRLEDVGQAELGAGKETYTGDIGTLWEDDPERLLEYNLRDVELCVELDRKQDIIAFFEEVASFVGSKLEDAPTPGDAVDMYVLHKAFGNFVLPSKGTVESGEEFEGGAVFEPISGIKEMVSVHDLKSLYPMCMVTINASPETKVDPETYDGETFRAPDPSGQHFRTEPDGIVREMVEELLSEREEKKALRNDHDPGTEAYELYDRQQGAVKVIMNCFTPDTEVLTPAGVQNIRDLNVGDDVYSIDPDTLEVQVKPVTETWEYPEYDGELVDIGTSKIDFSVTPNHRMLVRKNETNGISWDEDDYRFVEAGDLDDATNYQLPHDWSMNHGDPIDDVDLTEWIDGDYEVWVRPSVHGHTFTAELGWTPRRVPKADAGEVGYVFTAEEFEEHREYIESVCEYNFIHRESGRKWIPRMYDGDDFLELLAWYITEGNVYTSEEKDFGANHRGSATTVKIAQQTETVTDGGSPDDTDHAEIGQLLDRMDFDYYVDDRAYQFTSALLGDLLRDVAGEGSAEKHIPEFVFDLDESQKRRFLKTLISGDGDRQTGSWRYTTSSERLRDDILRLCTHLGYTANYNRDSGSWRIYVTEDSKNTLRMHRSAERSRADNGVYSITVADNHTVLAGRNGKFQWVGQSLYGVSGWDRFRLYDKDNAAAVTATGRSVIEYTESAVNDLGYDVTYGDTDSVMISMGTDMSVEDAIDRSFEIEEAINASYDEFARETLQAEEHRFQIEFEKLYRRFFQAGKKKRYAGHIVWKEGKDVDDIDITGFEYQRSDIAPITKRVQKEVLDLIVTEGDVEAVTEYLHDVIEDFQAGNVDVEDVGIPGGIGKRLNNYDTDTAHVRGAKYANLLLGTNFQRGSKPKRLYLKKVHPDYYERIEAERDLDPSRDALYGEFKRDPDVICFEVAEQLPAEFEVDWEKMLEKTLRGPIARVIEALGVSWQEVKSGQEQTGLGQYM